One Carcharodon carcharias isolate sCarCar2 chromosome 22, sCarCar2.pri, whole genome shotgun sequence genomic window, AAGAGGGAATACGAAAAGAGACTagtagctaacataaaaggaaattccaaagtcttctataggctataaatagtaaaaggatggttAAAGGGCTGATTAGGAACCAAAAAGTGGATTTACAAATGGAGGCAGGGAGCATAGCTGAATTATAATAAATAGTTTTCATCTGTCTTTATCAAGAATGAAGATGCTAGCTAGGCCATGGAGATAGAGGCGGTAATTCAGACACTAATTGATAAGGAGtgggtattggataggctgtctataCTTATATGTGcacatacatatgaattaggagcaggccattcagcccttcaagcatcctccgccatttgttaagattgtggcctcaactgcactttcctgcctaccccttatactctgactcctttgtcaatcaagaatctatctaactcagcctttaaaatattcaatgtcccttcctccaccactctctggggaagactcacaaccctctgagagaaaacatttctcctcatctctgtcctaaatgggaaaccccttatttttaaactgtgtcccctagttctggtctctcccacaaggggaaatatcctctctgcatccaccctgtcgagtcccctcaggatcttatatgtttcaacgagatcacctctcaatcttctaaactccaataggtaacaggcccagtctgtccaaccttttctctttAGATAACCGTTTCATCCCtgaaatcagtcaagtgaaccttctctaaactgcttctagtGCAATTACgtcatttagggaaggagatctaaACAGTACATATTACattagatgcagtctcaccaagaccctgtacaactgtagcaaaagtTAAAGCTGATAAAGCACCAGGACTGGACGAGCTGCATCCAAGAATACTGAcggaagtgagtgtggaaattgtgCAGGCACCcgagccataatttttcagtcttccttagactcaggggaggtgccagaggactggagaattgcaaacattacatcgttgttcaaaaaaggatgtaaaaATAAGTTCAGTAAccacaagccagtcagtttaatttcagaGATGGGGAAAtgtctagaaacaataattccgGATGAACTTAATAGTCTCATGGACAACTGTGGGGGAGTTATGGAAAGCCAGATTAGATGTCTTACGggtaaattgtgtttaactaatttgctggaattttttgaagaggtcacagagagggttgatgagggtgatgctgttgatgtggtgtacatgggcttccaaaaagcatttgatgtaATACCACACAATAGagttgtgagcaaagttatagatcatggaataaaagggacagcagcaacatggatatgtaattgactgagtgacaggaaacagagaatagtggttaatggatgtttttcaggctggaggaaggtttgtaatggagttccccaggggtcagtgttggaacccttgctcttcctgatatatattaatgaccgagactttggtgtacagggcacaatttcaaaatttgcagatgatacaaaacttggaagcattgtaaactgttaggaggatagtgtagaactttaaaaggacatagacaagttagtggaatgggtgggcaggtggcagatgaagttcaatgtggagaaatgtgaagtgattcattttgttaggaagaacatggaaagacaatataaaataaagggtagaactgtaaaaggggtgcaggagcagagagatctgggtgtacatgtgcattagtcattgaaggtggcaggacaggttgagaaagtggttaataaagcatcctatacagtatcctaggcttcattaataggggtataaagtacaggagcaaggagattatgttaaacttgcataagacactagttcggcctcagctggagtactgcaaccagttctgggcaccacactttagaccataagaccataagatgttgcagcagaagtaggccattcagcccatcgagtctgctccgcctttcaatgagatcatggctgatctaataatcctcaaccccactttcctgccttttccccatatcccttgattcccttactgattaaaaatctgtctatctcagccttgaatatacttaatgactcaacctctacagccctctgtggtaaagaattccacagattcactaccctctgagagaagaaatttctcctcatctctgtcttaaatgggcgatccttactctgagattatgccccctggtcctagactctcccacaaggggaaacaacctctcagaatctaccctgtcaagccccctaagaatcttataggtttcaataaggtcgcctctcattcttctaaactccaaagagtacaggCCTAACCcatacaatctctcctcataagaaaatccctccatacctaggatcaacctagtgaaccttctctagtcTACctgcaatgccagtatatctttccttagataaggggaccaaaactgttcacagtattctagatgtggtctaactggtaccttgtatagttttagcaagagttccctattttcatactcccattccctttgaaattaaggccaacattctattttcctaaacaaaaacagaattacctggaaaaactcagcaggtctggcagcatcggcggagaagaaaagagttgacatttcgaatcctcatgacccttcgacagaacttgagttcgagtccaagaaagagttgaaacataacctggtttaaggtgtgtgggggggggtggagagagagagagagagagagaagtggaggggggggggtgtggttgtagggacaaacaagctgtgatagaagcagatcatcaaaagatgtcaacaacaatagaacaaaagaacacataggtgttaaagttggtgatattatctaaacgaatgttctaattaagaatggatggtagggcactcaaggtatagctctagtgggggtggggagagcataaaagattttaagatatttaaaaataatggaaataggtgggaaaagaaaaatctatataatttattggaaacaaaaggaagggggaaacaaaaagggggtggggatgggggagggagctcacgacctaaagttgttgaattcaatattcagtccggaaggctgtaaagtgcctagtcggaagatgaggtgctgttcctccagtttgcgttgagcttcactggaacaatgcagcaagccaaggacagacatgtgggcaagagagcagggtggagtgttaaaatggcaagcggcagggaggtttgggtcattcttgcggacagaccgcaggtgttctgcaaagctgtcgcccagtttactctattttccttccttattacctgagcatgtatgctagctttttgggattcatgcacgaggatccccaaatccctctgtgttgcagctttctgcagtctttctttatttaaataatattcagctcctctattcttcctgccaaagtgcataacctcacattttcccacattatattccatctgcaacatttttgcccactcacttaacctgtccatatccctctgtagacaatgtcatcctcaccacttgacttcccacctatttttgtgtcatctgcaaacttggtgatagtacattcacttccctcatccaagtcattaatatatattgtaaataattgtggccccggtactgatccctgtggcactctgctagttacaggttgccatcctgaaaatgcaccccccccgtatctcaactctctgtcttctattagttagccaatcctctatctatgctaatatactaccccaaacaccaagggctcttatctttatctttattttttttctttaggaaagatgtgaaggcattggagagagagcagaaaagattcatgggaatggttcctgggatgaggaactgcgaatagattggagaagttggaactatTTTCATTGGAgtaaagaaggctgagatgggatttgatagaggtgttcaaaatcaccaggggtctggacagagtagatagggagagtctgttcccattggtggaaggatcaagaacgagagagcatagatttaaggtaactggttaaaaaaaaagcaaaagcgACGTgagaaaatctttttcatgcagcgagtggttaacgtctgggagggtcagagtgtgatggaggctgatTCTATTGGGAAATTCAAAAGGAAATGAGACTGTTGTTTAAAAAGGAGGGATCtgcagggttatgaggagagagggagggggagtggcactaaatgagttgctcatttggagagctgctgcaaacacgatgggctgaatggcctccttctgcactgtaacaatcctgtgatttcAGTTCCCATGGCTGAAATGGCCTTTAGGGCTGCTTTTTAACCACATGCCATTTTTCAATCCTCAGAGATTTTGCATCATAAATTGAACAGAACCTCGAACAGCACTAACAGTCTTTGTATAAAGCTAGCCTggtaaaaaatagaaaagaaattgTGGCTTTGTGCTTTTACATATAAAGGTCTTCCATTGGCTACCATTTGTCTCTTAAAAAGCTGCCTTATATCTGCAGATAGAATGTCTCTCTAACATTTTTTAAGTTCATGATGTCGGATGACTTCAACCTATCAGATTCTCTTTGAAATTTTCTTTCTTCTCCCTCTGATCTAATTAGTTTGTGAGGTGGCAAGGAAATAATGTCTTGTAAGGTATGACTGTCCAGGGCCACTCTGATAGATACAATTGACTTGTATTCCTATAAATATCCCAAAGTCCTTCATGTGTAATGAAATCTTGAGGTGTTGTTATTGcaggcacacagcaagatcccattaaTAGCCATCAGCTGAACGACCAGCACATTTATTTTTGTTGGTTTGGTTGAATGTTGTTCAGGATACTATAGAGGAGCTTCTTCCACTGATCTCAGTGTGACCAGAATCTTGGCAAATCGAGTAACTAGGGGTGTAGTTAAAACTTTAAACTGAAGAGTAGCGGGAAGGGGAGGAGCCATGAGAGAAAATGCATAAATCTTGAGAAAAATTAAAGCCAGAGAGCAGTGTAGCAAATAGGGAAAGAtaagcagagtgtgagaggaaaggGCAGAGATTTTAACGCTAATAGTGCATCAATAAATAAATTCAAACCAGAAAACTGAAAGAAACATAAAGgcactttatctgaatgcatgaagcatttgcaacaagataGATAAATAAAAGCATAAAGAGGTAAACTGGATTTGATCTAACAGTTATTACAGCAATGTGAGCTGTAAATATTCCAGATTACTTGACATTTTGAAAGGTTGGGGTGATTAGGCAGATCAGAAAGGGCAGGAATGAGAAAGGAAGCTTGGAAGATGAGGAATTGGGGCAGGGACAATATATAACAAACGCACATCGGTGGAGGGAGGTTTCACCCCCCAAATACCAGCTGGTTAGGATgttagaagacacaaaaaacccAGAAATAGTGGGAAACCAAGAGGCTAATGAGAacgaggaacttaaaataattaatATTAGCAAAGAAAAagtgttggagaaattaatgggaataAAATCTAACAAATCCCCTGGGTCTGATGGCCTACATTCCTcaagtttaaaaatggctgcagaaggagtgaatgtgctggttgtgatcttccaaaatgccCTAGATTCTGGgatggtcccagtggattgggaGGTAGAAAATGCAACAACACTTTTCAAGAAagaaggggaagagagaaaacaaggaaaacAGGGCCAGTTAGTTCCAACATCAGTCATCAAGAAAATGCTGGGACCCGTTATAAAGGAAGTAGTAACAGGGCAGTAATATGATTAGGCAGAGCTAATGTGCTTTTATGATAGAGACATTGCATTTGACAGTTGtgtttgcaggtgcagcaagtaattaggaaggcaaacagtaTGTTAGCCTTTACTGGAAGAGGActggagtacaaaagtaaggaagtcttgctgcaattgttcaGGCCTTTGTCAAGATCACACCTGTGTGTAATTTTGGTTTCCGGACCTAAGGGATGATATAATTGTCTTGTAAAGGGTGTGGCAAAGCTTCACctgattggttcctgggatgagagaggTTTCCCTCTCAGGAGGAGTTGAGTAGAATCAGCCTATAgtctgtggagtttagaagaacaagaggtaaTTGCATTGAAGCGTACGAGGTCCTgtgagggtttgacagggtaggtgctgaacTTCTTTCCCCTGCCCAGAGAGTCTTGAATTGGGATCATATTTTCAGGATAAGGGGGTCGgccatttagaacagagatgaagaaaaatttcttcactcaagagtTTTGAATCTTTGAACATCCACAGGCCTCTGGGGTTAAGAATTTCAGTCACTGAGTTTACTCAAGGCTTCAATCGATAGAATTTTGGACTCTAAGGGGATGCGGAGATATCAGAattaggcaggaaagtgaagctgaGATTTGGGActggtgattttattgaatggcagagtaggttcAAAGGTTCCATGGCCTATTCCTGCCTCTGTGACTTATATTAATCGTCTTATACCAGAGAAAGATAAATGTTGGTTCTGACACCAAGAAAACAGTTGAAAACTAGCACCATCATTTTTTCTTCAACTTTGCCTTGTTGCGAAAAGGCTTCATTTTAATGTCTCAATCAAAACACCCAACATGCATTGTGCTTGGGGTATTGCACTCGATGATACCTGCACAGTGGAtcttgaaaccacaaccttctgaatgtttccttttttttaagaACCGCAAAGAACACATGCTGACATGCTCTAAGACTTTGACCTCCTGTCACCCCTTTTTGTTACCTAAATCCTGTTATATGTTGCCttcaaatattgggaagaccgaagccattgtttttggtccctgctccaaactctctTCCCTTGCTACTGACTTTATTATTCTGCCTGGCAACAGTTTGAGATTGTTTGCCGTCTCTAAGATCACCTATTTCTACCTATGGAACGTCACTTAacttcacccccccactccaccgcTGTGCCATCGCCCCGCcaacccctccatggccttgcccctccctagctcgaatctcctccagacccataatCCTCCCTCTGCCTCagaaatatctgtgctcctctaattctggcctcttgcccatccccaatttaaATTgtgccaccattggtggccgtgccttcagttgtctgggccccgtgctctggaattccctccgtaaacctctctgcctctccaccttgctttcctcctttaagacactccttaaaacctgcctctttgaccaagcttctggtcacctgaTCTACTTTCTCCTTATGGGTCTCGgtttcatactttgttttataaggcTCCTGGGAGggctttgggatgtttcattatgttaaaggtgctatataaatagaagttgttgttgctgtttacATGGCTAATGACAAGTAAGTTAGTGATAAATATGATTCAACATTACCCGCCAATAAGCTGCCAGGCGGGGTAATATACTCAGCTGGAAAACAGGAGGAATGAGGTTCAGTGAGTGCCAAAAGACCGATTCTTGAACTTCACTTCGCTCAGGTTCTGAACTCTTTGTTGAAAGAATGTCCAACATTTATATGCTGCTGTGACAACATATATACACTGTGACATCAGCAAACATGCATCCATTGAAATGCAATGTGCTGTGGATACCAGAATCTACAAGATGTCAACAGGGATCTTCTGTTATGAAGTCATTGTTATCAGTTAATAGGAACCACTTGTTTCGACTATTCACTGTTTAGTTTCAAATATATTGAGCTTGGGAAATTGCAATCTACAAATGGAAACCGACATAGAAATCTATAAGAACAACATGATGGGGCTTTTGTCTGGAATGGGAGctgcttatttactgtacaaacCAATCAACAGAAGCACTGACACTGATGAGCACGACAGAAGAATGTCTAGTAATGAATATGGTTCATGTGTTGAAGTAGCGCCTGGGAACTCTCACACGATTCAGGCTGATGCATCAGGGCTTAATATCATCAGCAGCTGTGATGACATGGACACACAACACTTGCGTAGGCTTTTGGCTATTCTTAAGCAAAATCCCAATCCTACTTTGAAAGTGCTCATTGGAACAGGTGTTTGTAGATTGGCTGCATTTTCTGGTAATCACGAATTAATTCATTCAGAAGGTGGAATCAGCATCGTTGTAGAATCATTGAATGATCCTCTAACTGAGGTAAAAGTAGATGCTTTAAATGCACTTAACTTTCTTTCTAACAATGTTGCAAATCGAGAAATAATCCAGGAATATGTTGATCAGGTCTGCGAACTGGTCCACACAGCCATTACAGACTCAGCATTACAGTTTTCTACTTTAAGGCTGCTCAGTAACCTGCTACACAACCATCAAAACCAGCTCAAGGTGAAAAGGTCCATCCCAGAAGTTTTTGAACTGTTGCACAAAGGGTCAACCCAAACCAAGGCTCAAATGTTAAAAATTTTCATCAATTTATCAACAAACGTAGAGCTAACCTTTGATATTCTGAATACTTGAGTTCCACTGGATTTCCTTTCATTGTTCAGTATGTGTGCAATACCAGATATTCTAAAGGGTCATCTAACATTTGTGGCTAATTTAAATGAAAGCAGGAGAAGTCCACATTGTGAGTCGGCTCGCCATGAATATAGTGAAGAGTCCCTTTCTGCCCTGTTATTTGGAAGCTCCCAGTTTTCAAATGAACTCTTTTCTTTGATGACACACCCAGACAATGGGGTGTTCTTTCTGACTACAAAGATTTTAACAAAATTACAGTGAATTACTTGCAATCTATAGTTAAATAGATAACATTTAATAGAATAAATTAAAACTTCACAATTTCAAGAGCTGTTTAAGCTGCAGTAACTGGTTCAAATATTTGTGTATAAGTATGAAGTACTTTAATTCTATGGGCATTATTCCTTCCAATGTCAATTCTGAGTGAAAAGATATTAAAATGTAGGCAGAACACATGTTGTGAGTTTTCATAAGGGTGAAAGATCCCTCACAATGTGACTGATTGAATCTTGACTATTTATTGCACATTTGCAGCCTGTCACAACAAACAAACTGTGAAGTGACAACTCCAGACAGTTTAAAGTAGATAATTCCACAAATAAAGATGATAGCTTCACAACAGTTTTCTCATTTTTCTAACTACTCAACGGCTCAAACTACATAATTAACTGTAAAACATGAACAAAGATCATTTACCACTGTAGAGGACTTCACTTCATAAGCAATAGCACTGCTGTTGCACTGTTTAAACAAATATTTGGGTTGGAAGAGAACTCCAGTGAAAGCATTTCCCAATTTTATAAGGAAGGTTAGTAAAGTGTTTTGCTGCACAAAAATCCCATGCATGAATTTTTGTTATTCTTTTCAATCTAGGCATTCTCTGGGGTAAGGCACATACCATTGGTTCCAATCAAAAATTGCTAAAAACGCTTCAGCTTAACTCAAAATAGTGGGATTGGAGGTTTAGGAGTGAAGAATGGAGAGAATACGACACACGAACCACATTAAAATTAGACCATCATATTCATAATCCTTCAGCTGATCCTTTCACTTTATAACCTAATAACcagagctctgaggaagagtcatacggactcaaaacgttaactctgtctctctccacagatgctgccagacctgctgagttttttccagcattttttgtttttattcccttCAAAATACAGCTCGCTTCCTGGTAAACCTGCTCCAGAGTATATCCTTTCTTTCAACCAAGCTTATTTACTTCTTCCAAAATTTGGCAAATTCTCTGTTTCATAAAGTGTTGTCTCTAGTCCTCAAAAATACTGAGCAGAAGCTGAATCAGTGCAGGAGTCCTGGACACTCAGCTGCTTCTTGTGATTTTGTTCATTTCCTGTTCTCAGTTATCGAAGATCATTtgtattatttttctatttttatatctAAAGGAAACCAATTGGAGATGGTGCCCATTCTTATTGACCTTGTGATGTCTTCTTTATTCCAGTACACAATATTGCACAGTGAGCTCCATCTTTCATGTACTGACTTCTGTAACCCCGCAGGAGAGAGAAAATTGAGTTTCAACAACAACAGAACCATGTTGGTGAGCATGTTAAACATGCCTAACCAAGCCAGCTTGTTACCATGGCAATGGGCCCTTCATGTATATGCAATGTCTGAAGGCATGCTCATCATTCAGAAATTTAATggtgttaaaaaaaatctaaaaacgATTAGTAATCCATTTTTCAAATAAATACAAAGTCATATTTGTAGTATCGCCATTCAACAAGGGCAGAGATTTTTACATTCTGCTATATATGCTATCTAATTACACTAAGCTAACAGCATTATTTTGGAGGGTCCATATTGGTGCAAATTTAATAGTATACATTCTGGAGAATGTCTATTAAGCTCAACAACTACCTCCAGATGATATATGCACTCCTCCAAATATTAAGACGGATGGAATTACAACTCATCCGAGACTGGACATCAGAAAAGCAACCTGACAGTCCAGAGGCAATCAGGGGATTGAGAGGTGGTGATAAAGGAGACCTGGGTGTCAGTGCACATGTGGTATAGGCATGGCTTTGATGCATGAAGTCACTGAGGGCAGCACATGGATGAGGAGACAAAGAGGCCAAGTTTACATTTTTTGCTGTCTCTGTAGGTGACAATGAGTGAGTGAAGATGCTCTGGCTACACCTGGGAAGGTATGAATGAAACCATGCCAGAGCAAGCCCAAGGAGCTGAACACTACAGGGACAAATGTTGGAAAAGGATGGTGTGGTTCACTGTTTTGAGGACtgtagagaggtcaaggaagggtaaGGGACCACAGAGAACTTTAACACCTTTGTCGGTGTTCTTTTGGTGCTGTGAGACAGGTAGAAACTGAAGGGATTTAAACAGTTATGGACAAGCTGGACACAGTCAGGAGGTGGTAGCATATGCAAGGACATTAAGAATGAAGTGAGAGGTTGAATATAGCACAATAATTGGCAAGGATGAGCACCCTGCAGATATTTTTATGTAAGGAAGTGACACTTAAAGTGGAGACGCGTGACATCAGAGGAACAAAACCATAACTATGTCAGCCAGCAGGGGGCACTGGGTGAAGTAACACTCAGGCTCCTTGCACTTGGCGTTTGATGGAAGATGGAGGAGGCAGGGAAAGAAGATTTTTAGGAGGAAAAGTGAGCCTGGGTGTAACCCTTGCTAACCAGGATAACTGAGGAAGATGAAGGACAATAGCACTTGTGATGGTCAATCAAGATCTAGTAATGAATGGCTAGGTCAACGAGACCTCTGATACATGCAGATTTAAGTGAGAAAACATGGAGATTTTGAAAATGTTGCCAGAAATTGGACATGCATATCTCCCATTTCAGATATTTATAGTCCCTCCAGATGACAAGTGGCAACCAAAAAACCTGTTACATCATTTCCTGAAAACCAAAAGTTACAAATTTTACACAAATTCATGTTTTGGAATATACAGTATGAAAAACTATTGTAAAACTTATAGTTTGAACCATGTGTACAAAAATTACCAGTTCCTATAAGCATATAGGTTTACAATCCAGAAATCTGCCTTCAACAGTTGTATAACAAAGGGATTAATACTTAAGTCTTTCTGGTTATTGAATTGAATCTCATGTTACATTATCACCACCCCAAAACGTAGATACCATATGCACTCAAGTAATGGTCAATCTCCGGTATAAATCAACACCCGACTTTTGGCCAAAAAATCTAAACCCTTGTAACtaaccactcactcacccctgaAGTCAAACTTGCCCTGGTGCAAATCCACTCACTGATGTGTTATTCTATAATTCTATCATTGAAGATGGCTGTCCAGCTCCTCATGTTGCGTACATCAACATGCGCTATCAAAGCTACCAACTCATTGGTTCACACTACATTCCTGCCAATTCCGCCCTGTAATATGACAATATGCTATCAAGGAGGAATGGTAGTTACACAGCCCAGTTCAAATTTAAGGCCATTGAGATTGCTGAGCAGAGAAATAATTGTGCAGCTGCTGGAGAATTCAAGATATTGGAGAACATTAGAGATTGGAGGAAGCTCTCTACACTACTTAGCAGATGCCTGAGAATATAAGTGCAAACAGAGGAAAGCCTAGCATGTGGACACAGGTGGAAATGAATTTGCAAAATACTTCAATGAAAATAGCCAAAATGGACTCTCAGTTTCTCGTGGGCCTATATGAATCTCCATCCTGAACAAGCAAGAAAATTGAGTGCTGCGGATTTCAAAGCCAGGCCTGGACAGCGTACCAGGTTTATGGAGAGATACTATTTTGCATTGTGACAGAAGGCCAAGATTTCACAGCATCTCCCAGCAGAACTGGATGACCAGCTTATCACATTTCAGCAGTTTATAATCAAACATCGACAAAGGAATGGATACAAATTGGCCTGCATGGGAACATCGATGAGACTCCCATGGGTATTGAAATGCCAGCCAGTCAAACGTCAAGCgaagtgggagagaacacagtgtTAGTGAAGGCAACTGGCCATGAAAGGAGTAGCTTCATAGTTGTGTTGTCGTGCATGTCCAATGGGACATTGCTTAAGCCAGTACTGAAATTCAAGAGGAAAACCTTCTCAAAATAGCAATTCCCAAAAGTAGTTGTCT contains:
- the LOC121293949 gene encoding armadillo repeat-containing X-linked protein 1-like; translation: METDIEIYKNNMMGLLSGMGAAYLLYKPINRSTDTDEHDRRMSSNEYGSCVEVAPGNSHTIQADASGLNIISSCDDMDTQHLRRLLAILKQNPNPTLKVLIGTGVCRLAAFSGNHELIHSEGGISIVVESLNDPLTEVKVDALNALNFLSNNVANREIIQEYVDQVCELVHTAITDSALQFSTLRLLSNLLHNHQNQLKVKRSIPEVFELLHKGSTQTKAQIMCAIPDILKGHLTFVANLNESRRSPHCESARHEYSEESLSALLFGSSQFSNELFSLMTHPDNGVFFLTTKILTKLQ